A window of the Cystobacter fuscus DSM 2262 genome harbors these coding sequences:
- a CDS encoding CHAT domain-containing tetratricopeptide repeat protein, translating to MSQVFGWMLVVNLCCAVGAAAGEELSDARLQEAQTAFDEATKLREEGKYADAFARAEHALTLREELLGGSHPLVGKSLNQLGAFYANGGGGDRGRSESLLLRALGILEATLGKNHPDVATSLYFLSLSYEERGEYEQAEASARRALAIREETLGKDHPDVSRALGRLARIYREQGLYSRAEPLLLRSLAIAERTLGENHPGVGNALNGLAILYWKQGLYDQAEPLYQRSLAIQEAARGRNHPEVAPALGNLALLYMEQGLYAQAEPLFLRSLALREQAMGKSDPVVAHVLQQLAVLYMRKGLPDRAEPLLQRALAIWESLDKNHPDAVYPTVTLSNLYWRQGLYARAESILQRALVLCESSLGKHPLVAILYNNLANLYLDQGRYDRAEPYARRALAIREATLSPNHPDVAASLRTLGELHLFRRRSRDALPLLTRAFAMVELRLRHEALGFSESRLATFLQYLREEEERIYALQRANPEDAGVRRLALTAALLLKGRSVDETAKTSRVIYRSLGAEAHDMFERLRGLRTQLTQLTLEGPGSLAPAEHQRRLRELTHQCDALEAELAQRSAPLRALAALPGPEVIVDRVAAALPRDSALLELISYTDRPLAPKAGHSKAQPPGQQRYLALVLFPNGRTRALDLGPAAPIDTAATALRDALARRDAAFQAPAQVLYQRAFRPLLPLLGDTRHVFLSTDGQLGLVPFTALHDGRQFLVDSFDFTYLTSGKDLLPRSQQEAPSHSVVVVADPDFGALLPAPSASPANAATPAGRSSSLDSFFSTLRADVAEHPWTPLPGSRQEAEAIQRLVPQAQLFLGAEATKERLLHLPTPGVLHLATHGFFLEAAPAPEGSRGLGHFGAMGDGAPVPLSANALLRSGLVLAGASAPSASSTARTPPEVALVTALELAGLNLWGTQLVVLSACDTGRGDVKIGQGVYGLRRAFVAAGAETVVMSLWKVNDETTRELMEAYYRNLLTGQGRAAALREAMRSLRATRPHPHYWAPFIAVGRDAPLRGLGPTAPEPPEK from the coding sequence ATGAGCCAGGTTTTCGGATGGATGCTGGTGGTGAACCTCTGCTGCGCGGTCGGAGCGGCAGCTGGAGAGGAACTGTCGGATGCTCGGCTCCAGGAGGCACAGACGGCCTTCGACGAGGCGACGAAGCTCCGGGAGGAGGGCAAGTACGCCGACGCCTTCGCGCGGGCGGAGCATGCACTCACGCTCCGGGAGGAGTTGCTCGGGGGCTCGCATCCCCTGGTCGGCAAGAGCCTGAACCAGCTCGGGGCCTTTTACGCCAACGGTGGGGGCGGAGACCGTGGCCGGAGTGAGTCCCTTCTCCTGCGCGCGCTCGGGATCCTGGAAGCGACGCTGGGCAAGAACCATCCGGACGTTGCCACCTCTCTGTACTTCTTGAGCCTGTCCTACGAGGAGCGGGGCGAGTATGAGCAGGCGGAAGCCTCCGCCAGGCGCGCCCTCGCCATTCGGGAGGAAACCCTGGGCAAGGACCATCCGGATGTCTCCAGGGCACTCGGTCGTCTGGCCCGCATCTATCGAGAACAGGGATTGTACAGTCGGGCCGAGCCACTCCTTCTCCGCTCGCTCGCCATCGCGGAGCGGACTCTCGGCGAGAATCATCCAGGCGTCGGTAACGCGCTCAACGGCCTCGCCATCCTCTACTGGAAGCAAGGGTTGTATGACCAGGCCGAGCCGCTCTATCAACGCTCGCTCGCCATTCAGGAGGCAGCGCGCGGTAGGAACCATCCCGAGGTGGCTCCGGCTCTCGGCAATCTCGCTCTCTTGTACATGGAGCAGGGGTTGTATGCTCAGGCCGAGCCGCTCTTTCTGCGAAGTCTGGCGCTCCGCGAACAAGCAATGGGCAAGAGCGACCCCGTGGTCGCCCACGTGCTTCAGCAGTTGGCCGTGCTTTACATGAGGAAAGGATTGCCCGATCGGGCCGAGCCGCTCCTTCAGCGTGCGCTGGCGATCTGGGAGTCCCTGGACAAAAACCATCCCGACGCCGTCTACCCGACCGTCACCCTCTCCAATCTCTATTGGAGGCAGGGGTTGTACGCGCGTGCCGAGTCGATCCTTCAACGCGCGCTCGTGCTCTGCGAGTCGTCCCTGGGCAAGCATCCCCTGGTCGCCATCCTGTACAACAATCTGGCCAACCTCTACCTGGATCAGGGGCGGTACGACCGGGCCGAGCCATACGCCCGGCGCGCGCTCGCCATCCGCGAAGCGACCCTGAGCCCGAATCATCCCGATGTCGCCGCCTCGCTCAGGACACTCGGCGAGCTCCATTTGTTCCGGCGCCGGAGCCGCGACGCCTTGCCGCTCCTCACGCGCGCATTCGCCATGGTCGAGTTGCGTCTGCGTCATGAGGCGCTCGGCTTCTCCGAGTCGCGCCTGGCCACGTTCCTCCAGTACCTTCGAGAAGAGGAGGAGCGCATCTACGCGCTCCAGCGCGCGAACCCGGAAGATGCGGGTGTGCGGCGCCTGGCCCTCACCGCGGCCCTGCTCCTGAAGGGCCGCTCCGTCGATGAAACGGCCAAGACCTCGCGTGTCATCTACAGGAGCCTGGGCGCCGAGGCTCACGACATGTTCGAGCGACTGCGTGGGCTCCGCACCCAGCTGACCCAGCTCACGCTCGAGGGCCCCGGCTCGCTCGCCCCCGCGGAGCACCAACGGCGGCTGAGGGAACTCACCCACCAGTGCGATGCCCTCGAGGCCGAACTCGCCCAGCGCTCGGCGCCTCTGCGCGCGCTGGCCGCGCTGCCAGGACCGGAGGTCATCGTGGACCGGGTGGCGGCGGCCCTCCCGCGCGACAGCGCGCTCCTCGAACTCATCTCCTATACGGACCGTCCGCTCGCCCCCAAGGCCGGACACTCGAAGGCGCAGCCTCCGGGTCAGCAGCGCTATCTGGCCCTGGTGCTCTTCCCCAATGGGCGTACCCGTGCCCTCGACCTCGGACCGGCGGCTCCCATCGATACCGCCGCCACAGCCCTGCGTGACGCCCTCGCTCGCCGTGATGCCGCGTTTCAGGCCCCCGCCCAAGTGCTCTATCAACGGGCCTTCCGGCCGCTACTGCCGCTGCTGGGAGACACCCGCCACGTCTTCCTCTCCACGGATGGCCAGCTGGGCCTGGTGCCCTTCACGGCCCTCCATGATGGGCGCCAGTTCCTCGTCGACTCCTTCGACTTCACCTATCTCACCTCCGGGAAGGATCTGCTGCCGCGCTCCCAGCAAGAGGCGCCCTCCCACTCCGTGGTCGTCGTCGCGGATCCGGACTTCGGTGCCCTGCTCCCAGCGCCATCCGCTTCTCCCGCGAACGCGGCGACCCCCGCCGGGCGCTCCTCCTCGCTGGACTCGTTCTTCTCCACGCTGCGCGCGGACGTGGCGGAACACCCATGGACTCCACTGCCCGGCTCGCGCCAGGAGGCCGAGGCCATCCAGCGGCTCGTACCCCAGGCGCAGCTCTTCCTGGGCGCCGAGGCGACCAAGGAGCGGCTGCTGCACCTGCCGACGCCCGGCGTGTTGCACCTCGCCACGCATGGCTTCTTCCTCGAGGCCGCCCCCGCGCCCGAGGGCTCGCGCGGCCTTGGCCACTTCGGTGCGATGGGAGATGGCGCGCCCGTGCCGCTCTCGGCCAACGCGTTGCTGCGCTCTGGCCTGGTCCTCGCGGGTGCCTCGGCGCCCTCAGCCTCCAGCACCGCGAGGACTCCGCCCGAAGTCGCTCTTGTGACGGCTCTCGAGTTGGCGGGCCTGAACCTGTGGGGCACGCAGCTGGTGGTGCTGTCGGCGTGTGACACGGGAAGAGGCGACGTGAAGATTGGCCAGGGCGTCTACGGGCTGCGCCGGGCCTTCGTCGCGGCGGGAGCGGAGACGGTCGTCATGAGCCTGTGGAAGGTGAATGACGAGACGACGCGCGAGCTGATGGAGGCCTACTACCGCAACCTGCTGACGGGACAGGGCAGGGCCGCCGCGCTGCGAGAGGCCATGCGCTCGCTGCGAGCCACCCGACCCCATCCGCACTACTGGGCGCCCTTCATCGCCGTGGGCCGAGACGCTCCGCTGCGCGGACTGGGGCCCACCGCGCCGGAGCCGCCGGAGAAATAG
- a CDS encoding zf-TFIIB domain-containing protein — protein MYLVPSKPPAPSCPECGIPLHGRSTREGTLQVCPRCQGHWDARPQTSLTPLLTQALEQRSRWTREGLCARGRHESRPPDEHCSRCPEASHRCPSCAARLFPSELRGQPIEVCPRCPGLWMSARAWVALRQEPALASLAVNLGAGGSIQRGPSPWPQRVAVLVGLVGTAAVSGAFEGLLHLLWSLFRGG, from the coding sequence ATGTACTTGGTCCCAAGCAAGCCCCCCGCTCCCAGCTGCCCGGAGTGTGGCATTCCGCTGCACGGCCGGAGCACGCGTGAGGGCACCCTGCAGGTGTGTCCCCGGTGCCAGGGCCACTGGGACGCCCGTCCCCAGACGTCGCTCACCCCCCTGCTCACCCAGGCGCTGGAGCAACGCTCGCGGTGGACCCGCGAGGGGCTCTGTGCCCGGGGTCGGCACGAGTCCCGGCCTCCCGACGAGCACTGTTCCCGCTGCCCCGAGGCCTCCCATCGCTGCCCCTCGTGTGCCGCGCGGCTGTTCCCCAGCGAGCTGCGGGGTCAACCGATCGAGGTGTGTCCGCGCTGTCCGGGCCTGTGGATGAGCGCGAGAGCCTGGGTCGCATTGCGCCAGGAACCCGCTCTGGCCTCCCTCGCCGTGAACCTGGGCGCTGGGGGCAGCATCCAGCGGGGTCCCTCTCCCTGGCCCCAGCGGGTGGCGGTCCTCGTCGGCCTCGTGGGCACGGCCGCCGTGTCGGGCGCCTTCGAAGGGCTCCTCCACCTGCTCTGGTCCCTCTTCCGGGGCGGTTGA
- a CDS encoding HD domain-containing protein: MALLHDASEARAGDITPHDGVSREEKLRREREAVSRVFSERPCRAEYLALWEEYEAA, translated from the coding sequence ATGGCGCTGCTACACGACGCGAGCGAGGCGCGCGCGGGAGACATCACTCCCCATGACGGTGTGAGCCGCGAGGAGAAGCTGCGGCGCGAGCGGGAAGCCGTCTCGCGCGTCTTCTCCGAGCGCCCATGCCGCGCCGAGTACCTCGCCCTCTGGGAGGAGTACGAGGCCGCCTGA
- a CDS encoding glycosyltransferase, translating into MTSTNDASRRPATFLLASSGAPGHLLRVLDLAQQLTARGNRVLFKAKASLAADVKAVGAEHLPHERVLDVQDIGDLAQFTSLPPWMPSVPFGITMFRSIGQANNVQLARELEPVLKREKVDCVVHDFFELGAAWAAERAGIPWASAGNMGTVLTADELPLIFSTMPSMKHFFRFPALMHLLMGQLMPLNEARAQLGLSPYRGRSAHLVQAAASPKLHIIMGHRGLAGGISLRDNQLFVGPTTANSSTSRKEAPHVEPGTVIVSTTTTHADNGLFRRVLEAVSPMNVPVLATAAGAQDIPSGLGSHIRIERYVPHDEVFPKARALITHGGWGAVGRALYTGLPMLVIPLVGDQTLNASLVERAGLGRYLPLEKATPERIRSELQALLADESLRARARKVSSEIQQLKSGQVAARALEKLAFEGNVDVESISAAA; encoded by the coding sequence ATGACATCCACGAATGATGCATCCCGGAGACCCGCGACCTTCCTGCTGGCGAGCTCGGGGGCGCCGGGGCATCTGCTTCGCGTCCTGGACCTCGCGCAGCAGCTCACCGCTCGGGGCAACCGGGTGCTGTTCAAGGCGAAGGCGAGCCTGGCGGCCGATGTGAAGGCCGTCGGCGCGGAGCACCTGCCTCATGAGCGGGTGCTCGACGTCCAGGACATTGGCGATCTCGCCCAGTTCACGAGTCTGCCGCCCTGGATGCCGTCGGTCCCCTTCGGCATCACGATGTTCCGGAGCATCGGCCAGGCGAACAACGTCCAGCTCGCGCGAGAGCTGGAGCCTGTCTTGAAGCGCGAGAAGGTGGACTGCGTGGTCCACGACTTCTTCGAGCTGGGCGCGGCCTGGGCCGCCGAGCGCGCCGGCATTCCCTGGGCGAGCGCCGGGAACATGGGTACGGTCCTCACGGCGGATGAGCTGCCGCTGATCTTCAGCACGATGCCGTCCATGAAGCACTTCTTCCGGTTCCCCGCGCTGATGCACCTGCTGATGGGCCAGCTGATGCCGTTGAACGAGGCGAGGGCCCAGCTCGGTCTGTCCCCCTATCGTGGCCGCTCGGCGCACCTCGTCCAGGCCGCGGCCTCGCCCAAGCTCCACATCATCATGGGCCACCGGGGACTCGCCGGGGGCATTTCGCTGCGCGACAACCAGCTCTTCGTCGGGCCAACGACCGCCAACAGCTCCACGAGCCGCAAGGAAGCGCCGCACGTCGAGCCCGGGACCGTGATCGTCAGCACGACGACGACCCATGCGGACAATGGCTTGTTCCGGCGCGTGTTGGAGGCGGTCTCGCCCATGAACGTCCCCGTGCTCGCCACGGCCGCGGGGGCCCAGGACATCCCCTCCGGGCTCGGCTCCCACATCCGTATCGAGCGCTACGTTCCCCACGACGAGGTGTTCCCCAAGGCCCGGGCGTTGATCACCCACGGGGGTTGGGGCGCGGTGGGTCGCGCCCTGTACACGGGTCTGCCCATGCTGGTCATCCCCCTCGTTGGAGACCAGACCCTCAACGCGTCACTGGTCGAGCGCGCGGGGCTCGGGCGCTACCTGCCCTTGGAGAAGGCGACTCCCGAGCGGATCCGCTCCGAGTTGCAGGCGCTCCTTGCCGACGAGTCGCTGCGGGCCCGCGCCCGGAAGGTCTCCTCGGAGATTCAGCAGCTCAAGAGCGGGCAGGTCGCCGCGCGTGCCCTCGAGAAGCTGGCCTTCGAGGGGAACGTGGACGTCGAGAGCATTTCCGCCGCGGCCTAG
- a CDS encoding GNAT family N-acetyltransferase, which translates to MILRTVTDEDLPIFFEHQRDPEALRMAAFESRERDAFMTHWRTNVLRPENLSRTIVVGGVVVGNIGSWEQDAKRLVGYWIGREHWGKGIATRALSEFLALERTRPLNAWVASHNAGSIRVLEKCGFQAVISGNQVHEDGMTEVLMQLA; encoded by the coding sequence ATGATCCTCCGCACCGTCACCGATGAGGACCTTCCGATCTTCTTCGAACACCAGCGCGACCCCGAGGCGCTGCGCATGGCCGCGTTTGAATCGCGGGAGCGCGATGCGTTCATGACCCACTGGCGCACGAACGTTCTCCGCCCTGAAAACCTCAGCCGCACCATCGTGGTGGGCGGCGTGGTCGTCGGGAACATCGGCAGTTGGGAGCAGGATGCCAAACGCCTCGTGGGCTATTGGATCGGGCGCGAGCACTGGGGCAAAGGCATCGCAACCCGGGCGCTCTCGGAGTTTCTCGCGCTCGAGCGCACCCGGCCGCTGAATGCGTGGGTCGCTTCCCACAACGCCGGGTCGATCCGCGTCCTCGAGAAGTGTGGATTCCAGGCCGTGATCTCCGGGAATCAGGTTCACGAGGATGGAATGACCGAAGTCCTCATGCAACTGGCCTGA
- a CDS encoding winged helix-turn-helix transcriptional regulator — translation MKSPGKGKITGRFDADCLATREILTRIGDKWSVLLIVILGEGPQRFSELKRAIEGISQRMLTLTLRGLERDGMVKRTVTPTNPPRVDYDLTPFGHTLLAPVAELALWAQRHRPEVQQARDAFDRAEKKTVGRP, via the coding sequence TTGAAGTCACCAGGGAAGGGGAAGATTACCGGGCGCTTCGATGCGGACTGTCTGGCGACGCGCGAGATCCTCACGCGCATCGGCGACAAGTGGAGCGTTCTGTTGATTGTCATCCTCGGGGAGGGCCCCCAGCGCTTCAGTGAGTTGAAGCGCGCCATCGAGGGCATCTCGCAGCGCATGTTGACCCTCACCCTGCGCGGCCTGGAACGCGACGGCATGGTGAAGCGCACCGTGACCCCGACGAATCCGCCGCGCGTCGACTACGACCTCACGCCCTTCGGACACACCCTGCTCGCCCCCGTGGCCGAGCTCGCCCTGTGGGCCCAGCGCCATCGTCCCGAGGTCCAGCAGGCCCGCGACGCATTCGACCGCGCGGAGAAGAAGACCGTCGGCCGGCCATGA